One Chaetodon auriga isolate fChaAug3 chromosome 11, fChaAug3.hap1, whole genome shotgun sequence genomic window, atactcgCTTTCATTCTCCGCTTGCAGAGACCCCTGCTTCATTTTCTGGTCATGTGAACCCATTGCGAGGGGGCGAAGCGGACACAAAGTGACACAGGGAGCAGTatggggaggagaggggggggtgAGGCTGGAGCCGCAGCCTGAAAGGAGGCGATGGGAGGTGTCTGATTGTCCCGCGTTGAAAGGGACAGTTAAAAGGAGAACCTTGTTGCAAAAGCTGGTGGGCCGGGCTGGAGGCCGGCTAAGCGCTGCTGGTGTGTGTAACTCTGTGTGCGTGtctatgtgtgcttgtgtctgtgtgagtctaatgaggaagaggaggatgattGATGACCGAGGTGAGGATGATACTGCAGATGAGGATTACATAGGTGAAAGgattactttgacattttgggaaacaaaCTTataagaagattgataccactttgATATCTTGAAACAGTTTGCAgccgcttagcttagcttagcttagcttagcttagcttagcttagcttagcacaaagagtggaaacagagggaaacagttagcctggttttgtccaaaggtaacaaaatccatctacTAGCACCTCCAAAGCGCACTAATTAGCGTTTTATACCTTGTTTGTTTCATCCAAATTGTTGAAAGTGTTAAGGACTATCTCTTGGATCCgagcagttgccaggcaaccagtggaAAATCCAGGAAGCGAAGAAATCGAGCATCCTCCATATGAACTGGGAAGTCAGGCTTTCTGAGGTCCCAGTGGAAAATTTCAACTGGAATGGAGATCCTCACCAACCCCGATCTCAAAATCCAAGATGGCTGCTTCAACGAGCTAAAGCTGTCATGATATATCTTTAATTAGCACTTTGCCTTATTTATGTCTCATTAAATCAGCCGTACACACAGTACGTCCATCATCTGTCTGTGGACACATTGCTGAGTTGCTTGTATTCACCTGGAGGCGTCCATCtttcagaggtgctggttggtggatttCATCACCATTTGACAACGCTAAGATATTTATTATAGCTTTCCCCCCTTGTTTTTAGTGTtagtgctaagctaagctaaccattcAACAGACGAGACATGACAGTGATATTAATCTTCTAATCTAACTCTCTGCCAGGAAGTGAATAAGTCGTCCTCCGTcctcagaaaaaagaaattttgCTTGAAACTCTGAGAttaatgaatgaagtgaaaagaaCTTGAGCTGTAGAGAGATTTTTCTTTCACTTAAAGGTGTAAAATCTGACCTTGAGTCTGGATTTGAGATCTAAAGGTGTCAAACCAGAGAATCAAAAGGAGAAATAAAGACCTCTGTGCATCAGGTTGAAAAATCCATAACAGAAAACTTGCTTCTGTTTGATAAAACTCATCATCAACATGCTTCAGAAAGCTTTGAGATGCCAAATTTGTATCACAGCgtgttcagacagagagaaataagaACATGAAGGTATGTTTCTTCATTACTGAAATGTTAATTCGACTTGTTTTTGCCTAATTAACACCAATGTCTTCCAAGAACAAAACAGCCCCACAAATATTAATTAGGACCTCAATATTCATGTTGGCAGAGATGGTTGTGAGGTCTGTAATTAACGAGCTTTAATTGTTTGATCGTCTCCTTAATTAAAGGCTTGCTATAATTTGAaggtttgtttacttttcacaAAAGAGGAAATCTTATTGATATTCTGTTTTACCCAGAATTGCCCCAAAGAAAACTAAGCAGCAAAAATAAGGCTTTTAAAAGTTACTCGAACATTTCTCAGAGGTGCTGTAcatcttttcactttttaaacGTTGGGCCTTcagtaaaaaatgaataaatctcaGAGCTGCTTTGACAGAGGCAGGACGGATTCGCTCGGCTTCACTCTTAGATCTCAGCACTTGCGTTGATGTCTTCCATCTGCCGCTCGAATGCTTCAACCTTTGTGAAATCTCTTTTTGGGAAACTTCAAACTGTGGTTTGATGGCGTCTTTGAGgggaaaagaagaagcaaagatCAGCAGTTACACATGCGTTTGACATAATATGCCTCAGGCCTGCTCAGGACTCAGCGGAAAGGTCTGGATGTTCGTCCGCCGAGTGCAAACATggagaaaatgttaaaattcaCATTCCGAACCTCCATTAAAATAGAGCTCAGATACTCCTATTGTACAGTCCTGTTAGCATACTCAGAATATGTTCACCCTctcaaaaggaaaaacaaaaacaaaaaaatcccaCTGTGCAAAAAACATACAGCTGACAGTACAAAGCACATCAATCAAAAACAAGACGGGCTGTAAGTTTGTTTGTCCACATTTCTACAGAAGGTAAACAATGTCCATATTGTTCAAGATGAGTGCAAACATCTCGACAGCCTGCAGGACTCGAGAGTCACAGAGCAAGATTTCACTTTTCCtgaagtctgtctgtgtgacagcaggtcaTAAAACAACGTTCTCAAATGTTGATtgaagtttgacaaaacagctccggtgttgttttttattgtaaGTGTTTTTGCCCATCGAACCTGAGGTTTAGCAAAATCGCCCGTTCAGAAGTTATTGTCTGTTTGCAGAAGAAACTCCACTTTTGGCTTCTGTGGGTTGATTTATATTAAAATGTTACATGTCACTTTCTTGGTTTTCACTCCGGTGGTTTGTGAAGCTTTGCCGCCTCGAGCTTTTCTGCTTGATGTAATTACAGCAAACTAACTGGCTACTGTTAGTATTTCTCAAAATGACGACCACATTTGCCACTCAGCCTTTAACTTCCTGTCAAGGGGACAAAATGTTTGAAGCATTTTCCTTGAATTTTCTTTGAACATCTTCCTTGTCCTGTCTACTGCAAGGAAATTTTTAACCAACAGTTGTTAAATGGAGGTTTCCTTCAATAATCCATTTTTGATCCCTCAGAGAGGAAACCCAGGATCCAGTCACTTCCAAGGTGTTCGTGAATACAACAGAtaatgctgcagtttttctttgtaACAGGTTACACTTTAAAAGCGACCTTGACCTTGTCCTCCCGTTAAGCAGCGTCCTCCTTTCAGCTCAGAGATGTTCAGCTGTGTCACAGTGACGGTGAGAGAGCACACACTGCTGGAGGGACGCCTCCATTGACTGTTTACAGCCTTGAACTTATTAGAGGGGGCCTGGTGACCTGGCCCACCCAGGAGGGGGCGacggacaggacagacagagcaggttCACTTCTCTGATGTATTTAAACCTTAAACTCACAGGTGTTTCTGCAGTTCAGCTCAGTCGGAGCCACAGCATCGAGGTCCCGCCCAAACACCCCCCGACCCAATCATGTATAGgtggtaaaaaaaacacatttcaataattattgatatttttaaatataGTGTCTTAGATAAATGATATACTATGACTGCCACTATTAAAGTCAGACTGAAATCATGGTTAGTTTTGGGGCGTGTCCgtgtgtgattgacagcagctggcaggctgagcCCCGGTATGTTCTCAGATGTTCCTTGAAAGTGAATTAGTGCATAATGGCTTATATAAAGAGCAACAAAAAATTAAACCCTCTCTGTTGGGCTGCAGTATTTCCTGTTGCTCGGGGtatctcaatcaaaacaatgaaaacaaaagatttgGTGAAGcagcgtgggatcatgggagttgttgcCTGCTTTGTTAAACAGCCACCCCTGCGGATAAAAATCTATCGGATGTGAGTCAGGCAGAAATGTTCACAGATGAGATAATGCATTAGAGTTTTATTCCTGCTAGTCAtgacttccttcctccctctctgtttcctgtgtttccctggAAGTTATAGCAACTGGAGGGACTGAAGGGGATACGACGCCTTTGACAGGTGACCAACGGTGAATAAAATTATGGATTTCGTTGAGTTTTGTTGCAGACATTTGGGAAAATACAAAAGTCAGCAAAAAGTATAACAGGTGTAGTTGTTTCAAGATATTTTGATGAGGAAATGTTACATATCATACCTTTAAAGGGACCACTGGTCTAAATCACATTATTTAGGCTGAACATCTGATAAAGGCTCAGTCTGACAGTGTTAGGGTTAACCAACAGTTGTTTTGACCCATTGTCactgcctttttatttttcatatttccccaaaatgtcacaaatgatGTGCATCTGTCGTTCAGACATATAATTAGAAATCAGTAACAAACAGTGACGTGTGAGCTTAAAAAGAGCGTCATTATAACAGTTGTACACTTaaacagaagcataaaaaataaaccaacaCTGAGTCAAAACCCAAATTGGGTCAGTTGTGGCGCAGACACGTTTAGTGTGTAACTAACTGTCCTTTTGCTGCCCAGAAAACTGATGTGAGAGGGCAGAGAGCCACTTCTGAAAGATAAAAAGCAAGAGGCGTGCAAGAGAAGAAGCAAGCAGAGCCAGAagctggagaggagaaggagacagTAAGCGAGAGtgtgagaggatgagagagggaaagtgatgaaaaagatACGGACAGAGGAATGAAAGGAAGGCGAGGAGCTTACGCAGTGAAAAGAGCACATTAGGGGTGACCTGCTGCGACAGTAATGTGGGGGACGGTGAATAACTGCCTCCATTTAGACCAGTGTCCTGGTGGTGTGGAACCAGGGGCctcagatggacacacacacacactaaaaacaccaaaaaacacataaatgaagCAAAAGGAACCCATTCAACAGCATGTGTTCCTGCACAAATTGatacctgacacacacacacatgctcacacacctCCTCTGGGCTCTCCCCCGGTCcctctcattcacacatttCTCCACATTGGCCGGATTAGGAACACTTTCTCTTGGGTGTGCGAGGCTGCcccacacacaaagaaacacttgGGGACAGGATTAGTAGGCTTACAGCGGATTCACATATGTCCAGTTCAAGCAATTGGTATTCAAAGCTTTACACTTTCAAATGCCACCAAGAGAGAGCAAAGCCGACCAGCGCTTTTCTTTGCATTGGCAGCACCTTTATGAGAAGGGCTCTTTTGCTGGGCCAACAATGAGGCTGTGAATACACATTTTTACTGTTCTACCAGGGGGATCTCATTGGCGAAGGATAGAGCACCGAGAAGAGTTTGAGACAGACTTTATTATCTGGGTTTGAAGTgctgggtgggtgggtgggtgtgcagACGGACGGAtggaaggacagacagatggatggatggagggatgctgaggtggTGGCCAGAGGAAGAGTGCTTCAGTTACTTCCACATGTTATTGTTGGTGGCCCGTTCCTCCACTCCACCTCCACAAAACAGATCTGGAGTAGACCCTTCAGAGTGGAGAGAGCACTCTCAGCAGCTCAATGTACACAATACTGACTCAATTTAACGTATTCTCCCAATATTTTAACACGGCATCACCTTTTGGAGATCTCTCGGTTTGCTCACTTAATCAATAAAATTAGGTTTTTGAAGGATAAattatttgtgttcatttcagaaatttgaaaaaacagtttatgtctgattttgaattttagtttattctgtttctctgtaaatctccttattttgtattttagatttttatgtGAGTGAAGTAATTGTTTGAGTGTATTTTCCCCTTTAGAAAAGTAGTTTATTTGAATTCTTGAAatgctgtaaaaacagcagtttttgttttatattttaattatcATCTAATCCACTTTTTTTAGTAATTAAGTGTTGAATATTATTAATGAAGAAAGAATTGTCCCTATTTTATTTTCGAGGACTCAATtgttaacaaaacaaatacagttCCACGTTATTAAATATCCAGTAATAATAGCAATAAAATAAAacgctaataataataatacatgtgaataaagtaaatgaaaaatgaccctTCAGTGTAGACATGGAAGCGATGAGAAGTTTAGTGAAGGTAAACTCTGGCGCCCACATGCTGCCATATGGCCAGCAGAGCGCCGAGTGTCGGAGCGGGCATGTTACCTCTGTCCCAGCGGAGGCCGTGCACCCCTGCGGCAGCAGGAGCCGCTGAATGGGAAAGCAATTTCCCTTCCCATTCCTCCTCATTCCCTCAGGCAACCACCGGCCGAACCGCGGACACTTTGGTTTCAACTCTGTCCGACAATAACCGCCTTCTTCAAAGTGAACACTGTGTGAAAGGCTGACGAGGTTTTGAACGCAGCCTGGTGTCTCCTCTTCTTGGTGcatttaaacaacatttttatgaCTGAGACCAAAAATATTACTATTCTTAGCGATGCTATAACAATGACTTTGTGCGTAAAAATTGCATTGCGCAGCTCAAAAATGACGAGACGGGCCAAAACCAATTAAGCGTTATGAAGAATACAGTGTAAGAGGATCTGAAAACTACTTCTAAACAACGACTCGTATGACTTTAACAAAGATCTCataaaataaactgataaaACTGACCAGCTCGTCCGGGAAGAGCAACTTTCTGATCgtagagaagagaagaagaggagatgagagaggacaaataagagaaggagaggagaagagaggagaagaggagatgagagaggacaaataagagaaggagaagagaggagaagaggagatgagagaggacaaataagagaagagaaggagaggagaggcgcTGTGCCCCCAACAGTGTCCTGACAATGGCAGTGAATGGTTGCGCACCGCGGTCACTGGGACAGTCAAAGCACACCGCCCCCTTTCTAACGGGAACGTCATCCTCCTAACTAGGCGTTATGAATAGGAAAGCCGCTTTTGTCTGCCCGCATGTATAAATACCCACTATCAGTGTCCTCCtcaccacagagacagagagagagagagacagacagagagagagagggagagagaaaagagagaaagtcgGCAGAGGCAAAGTGGTCACCGATGTGATAAGAAGGACAGAAGCGTGGAACAGGAGGGCTTCAGACAACATCAGGTGACTACAGTGACTAAAGGCtccagaaagacagagagacagagagagagagtgaaaaagagagagagagagagtgagagggaggaagccGGCAGCGACCTCCTACCCAACAACCTCGGAAGCGAACCCATAAAATGAATTCAGACTCCAGTCCGAGCAGCAGAGCCTCTTCCCCGGACATGGACGGCATGTTTCTCCGAGATCAGCACCAGCTCCACagtctccaccaccaccaccaccacgtcGGCTCCTCCGTGTCCTCATCCACGCAGGGCGGCGAGCAGCACCGCCAGAAGATGAGCGGCGGCGAGCAACTGCGGTCCGGAGACGCAAAGTCAGCGTCTgtaggaagcagcagcagcaacaagttcaaaatgaagaaacaagTGACCGAGGAGGAAATGTACCACCTCCGTCTAAAGATTAACGGCCGGGAGCGGAAGCGCATGCACGACCTCAACCTGGCCATGGACGGCCTGCGCGAGGTGATGCCCTACGCGCACGGGCCCTCGGTGCGGAAGTTGTCCAAGATCGCCACGTTGCTTCTCGCCAGGAACTACATCCTGATGCTCACGAGCTCTTTGGACGAGATGAAGCGGCTGGTGGGGGAGATTTACGGAGGGCAGCACTCAGCTTTCCACTGCGGCACCGTGGCGCACGCTGCAGGCGGACACGCCGGGGGCCCCGTCGCTGCagccgccgccgctgccgctgctgcgCACCAGGTGCACCCTCTCCTCGGGAGCGCGCTGTCCTCCTCCACGTCGTCCACTCTGTCGAGCGCGCTGCCGGGGCTCACGACTCTCCGATCACCCCACTCCCTGATGAAGAGCACCACGTCTGCGCCCCCGGCCCTGCAGCTGGGCTCCGGCTTCCAGCACTGGGCCGGACTGCCGTGTCCCTGCACCATCTGCCAGGTGCCGCCTCCCCCACACATCCCCATCACCTCCACCGGCCTCACGAAACTCACAGTGGAGGGCAAGGACGGGATGAAATGATGCCcggtgtgtgtgacagacgCAGAGACTCAGAGATGTAATGATGTTTGTACATAGAGAATTCAGGGCATGAGGGTGGATTTGGCCTCACTGGTGCATGTTGTTGTTTagtctgttttcttgtttggcGTATGAGAAAAAAGTGTTATTTTCCTCCTTGTAACAAGGACTTTAAAGACTGACGATTTTGCCAATTTAcggtaaaaagaaaaagttccGTGTTGTGCAACAAGATGCCACGATCCTCTTGTGTTTGAGTGTTAGTGTCACACCACAGTGTGAACGGTGAAGGAGGCTGCATGAAccttttgatttcattttaaacacattttttttcgTATCAGGCGTCATTTTGTGAAAACGAAGAATGCTCTCTGTGCCTTGTACCAAGGATTTTAAACTCGAGTTCTAtatgaaaataatgacatttatgTGTTTGGCTAAAATGATTCTGCCACCGCggaaatttgttttaaaatctaagtttttagatttattttgtgGCTCACTCTCACGTCTATTTGTGCTctgatttccattttttttaatttgaccttttgttttttgc contains:
- the olig3 gene encoding oligodendrocyte transcription factor 3, with the translated sequence MNSDSSPSSRASSPDMDGMFLRDQHQLHSLHHHHHHVGSSVSSSTQGGEQHRQKMSGGEQLRSGDAKSASVGSSSSNKFKMKKQVTEEEMYHLRLKINGRERKRMHDLNLAMDGLREVMPYAHGPSVRKLSKIATLLLARNYILMLTSSLDEMKRLVGEIYGGQHSAFHCGTVAHAAGGHAGGPVAAAAAAAAAAHQVHPLLGSALSSSTSSTLSSALPGLTTLRSPHSLMKSTTSAPPALQLGSGFQHWAGLPCPCTICQVPPPPHIPITSTGLTKLTVEGKDGMK